AACGGCTTCCCTGCGGGTGTTACCGTAGGAATCCCTCCCCAGATAACTCACAGGGATCCAGCATATGAACTCCTCCGCTGACTATGGACAAGGCTGTCGTGGTTACCGAGCCTTGCCCCGCCGACAGATGCTTCAGGCTGGCGTGCTTGGTGCACTCGGGCTTTCGACGGCCGACCTGCTTCGTCTTCAGGCCGCGGAGACAGCCGGCCAGACGATTGAGCCTCGCGCCAAGAGCGTGATTCAGATCAATCTCCCCGGCGGTTTCCCGCATCACGAATCGTTCGATCCCAAGCCGGAGGCTCCTGTCGAGTATCGCGGTTCGTTCGGCGTCGTGAAGACGCGAACTGGCGACATTTTCAGCGACAACCTGCCTCAACTGGCTTCGATCGCGGACAAATTGACCGTGGTCCGTTCGGTGGTCGGAAAGATCCCTGATCATGGCCAGGCGACCTATCACCTGCACACGGGTTACACACCATCGACCGTCATCGACTACCCGCAGCTGGGCTCAGTGGTTTCCCACGAACTCGGCCCTCGCGGCGAGCTTCCGTGTTACATCGCGATCCCCGGTAAGAATTCCTCGGGAGGAGGCACAGGGTTTCTGCCGAGCAGTCACGGTCCCTTTGAGACCGGCGGCGATCCCGCGAAGGAGAAGAAGAACTTCCAGGTGCGCGACTTCTCGCTGCCGTCCGATCTTTCGCTGGAACAGCTTCAGCGTCGCCGGGCGGTTCGCGAACTGGTCGATCAGCGGATTCGTTCCCTCGAAGCCAATCCCGTGCTCCTCGACACGATGGACGAGTTCCATGCAAACGCCTATTCGCTTCTGACCTCAGCCGATGCCCAGAAAGCGTTTTCGTTCGAAGACGAAAGCGATG
This sequence is a window from Rubinisphaera margarita. Protein-coding genes within it:
- a CDS encoding DUF1501 domain-containing protein → MNSSADYGQGCRGYRALPRRQMLQAGVLGALGLSTADLLRLQAAETAGQTIEPRAKSVIQINLPGGFPHHESFDPKPEAPVEYRGSFGVVKTRTGDIFSDNLPQLASIADKLTVVRSVVGKIPDHGQATYHLHTGYTPSTVIDYPQLGSVVSHELGPRGELPCYIAIPGKNSSGGGTGFLPSSHGPFETGGDPAKEKKNFQVRDFSLPSDLSLEQLQRRRAVRELVDQRIRSLEANPVLLDTMDEFHANAYSLLTSADAQKAFSFEDESDETFELYGSEVTGDIKGPDGRLHPKGLAERLIIARRLVESGVRFVTLEYGSWDCHIGVEKTCLDYMRPFDYAIAGLVEDLDRRGLLDSTIVWVTTEFGRTPKVNKESGRDHWARSYSMMVAGGGFNRGLVYGASDSTGGEPVRDGVTLENLIATIYHQLGIDARKELVAFGTRPIEIIRDAEVVKQLIS